One stretch of Cryomorphaceae bacterium 1068 DNA includes these proteins:
- a CDS encoding rhomboid family intramembrane serine protease: protein MELSLNTIIVIINVVVSLLAFQNQDLMSKLMFNAYQVKHRKEYYRVITHAFIHGDFMHLFFNMYVLWSFGGLIETIFTNPSAFSFYFPELEFWGTSTGYLYYLLLYLGGIVFATLPSLKKHGDNPHYNSLGASGAVSAVVLAAILLLPTMDIYIFFIPIGIPAFIVGGAYLGYEYYMSKNSQGRIAHDAHYFGAVYGLALLLIIKPYFGLRFLELIGSFIGLS from the coding sequence ATGGAATTATCGCTCAATACCATCATTGTCATCATCAACGTAGTGGTTTCGCTGCTTGCTTTTCAAAATCAGGATTTGATGTCGAAATTGATGTTTAATGCCTATCAGGTAAAGCATAGAAAGGAATACTATCGAGTGATCACTCACGCATTTATCCACGGTGATTTCATGCATTTATTCTTCAATATGTACGTGCTCTGGAGCTTTGGAGGCTTGATTGAAACCATTTTCACCAACCCTAGTGCTTTCAGCTTCTATTTTCCTGAGTTGGAGTTTTGGGGAACGTCTACAGGCTACCTTTATTACCTTTTACTCTATTTAGGCGGAATTGTCTTCGCCACACTTCCTTCTTTGAAAAAGCATGGGGATAACCCTCATTACAATTCACTGGGAGCTTCAGGAGCTGTGTCGGCCGTGGTTCTTGCTGCTATACTATTATTGCCTACGATGGATATTTACATATTCTTCATCCCGATTGGTATTCCCGCATTTATCGTCGGGGGAGCATACCTTGGTTACGAGTACTATATGAGCAAGAATAGTCAAGGGCGCATCGCACATGATGCCCATTATTTTGGAGCTGTGTATGGTTTGGCCTTGCTACTTATTATAAAACCCTATTTCGGTCTTCGATTTCTAGAATTGATTGGTTCCTTCATTGGTCTCTCTTAA
- a CDS encoding aminotransferase class IV codes for MSLTQPKYLINGYLSEGAESDFLSRNRAFRLGDGFFETIRVVDGHIPFWDAHYKRLSATCKALRMEMSPVFESKFLRKSLQELISAQQIREGGRLRITVFREGGGAYTSDSNRAGYVAEVVSYFPNRFVVPDRGASLGTFTDLQKTPGKLSKFKLMGNHYSLQAAAWAKAEKFSEALILNDSGRIAETTSGNIFTVKGGKVRTPGLKEGGVAGVMRMALINVCLQEGIPVYESDLDETDILAAEEVFFSNAIIGVQWVGSFRHKRFYHKLSDFLVDALNERVKSGVEV; via the coding sequence ATGAGCTTAACGCAACCTAAATATTTGATTAACGGCTATTTGAGCGAAGGAGCTGAAAGTGACTTTCTGAGTCGCAATAGAGCTTTTCGCTTGGGCGATGGTTTCTTTGAAACGATCCGAGTCGTCGATGGTCATATTCCGTTTTGGGATGCGCATTACAAGAGGCTTTCGGCTACCTGTAAAGCCCTGCGAATGGAGATGTCACCTGTGTTTGAATCCAAGTTTCTTCGCAAGTCGTTGCAAGAATTGATTTCAGCCCAACAAATACGTGAAGGCGGTCGCCTGAGAATAACCGTTTTCAGAGAAGGTGGAGGTGCATACACCTCTGATTCCAACCGAGCCGGATATGTGGCAGAAGTAGTTTCTTATTTCCCAAATCGCTTTGTTGTTCCTGATCGAGGGGCATCCTTAGGAACCTTTACTGATCTTCAGAAGACTCCGGGAAAACTGTCGAAATTCAAATTGATGGGAAACCACTATTCCCTTCAGGCAGCGGCGTGGGCTAAGGCCGAGAAATTCTCAGAGGCTCTTATTCTGAACGATTCAGGTCGTATTGCTGAAACGACTTCAGGGAATATCTTCACGGTGAAAGGAGGCAAAGTAAGAACCCCTGGCTTAAAAGAAGGTGGCGTGGCCGGTGTCATGCGAATGGCCTTAATCAATGTTTGCCTCCAAGAAGGAATACCTGTGTACGAATCAGATTTGGATGAAACTGATATTCTAGCTGCTGAGGAAGTCTTCTTCTCCAATGCTATTATCGGAGTCCAATGGGTTGGTAGTTTTAGACATAAGCGCTTCTATCACAAACTGAGTGACTTCCTGGTAGATGCTCTGAATGAGCGGGTAAAAAGCGGGGTAGAGGTCTAA
- a CDS encoding YqgE/AlgH family protein, translated as MDFKPENIESPAKGKLLISDPFMGDPYFNRLVILLCEHNKEGSFGFILNKYIEMDLTDVMEDVPEISNRVSIGGPVENDQLYFLHTLGDRLPGSAEVASGLYFGGDFEILRSLLATKSIGEDEVRFFVGYSGWSEGQLLEEMKEESWYVSDINDLPLMDTSRDDLWSLAFKKMGGSFSVLANFPSDPSLN; from the coding sequence TTGGATTTCAAACCAGAAAATATCGAAAGCCCCGCAAAGGGTAAGCTGCTGATCTCTGATCCGTTTATGGGAGATCCCTATTTCAATCGTTTGGTGATTTTGCTTTGTGAGCACAATAAAGAAGGCTCCTTTGGTTTTATCCTGAACAAGTACATTGAGATGGACTTAACCGACGTGATGGAGGATGTTCCCGAAATATCCAATCGCGTAAGCATTGGAGGGCCTGTTGAAAATGATCAGCTCTATTTTCTTCATACTCTCGGCGACCGTCTGCCCGGGAGTGCTGAAGTTGCTTCGGGGCTATATTTTGGTGGAGACTTTGAAATACTCAGAAGCTTACTAGCCACAAAGTCGATTGGTGAAGATGAAGTACGCTTTTTTGTGGGTTACAGTGGCTGGAGCGAAGGCCAGCTCCTTGAAGAAATGAAAGAAGAGAGTTGGTACGTGAGCGATATCAATGATTTGCCTTTGATGGATACATCACGAGATGACCTTTGGTCTTTGGCGTTCAAGAAGATGGGAGGATCTTTTTCTGTTCTGGCCAACTTTCCATCTGACCCGAGTTTGAATTAG
- a CDS encoding tRNA-(ms[2]io[6]A)-hydroxylase translates to MEAQKYKAQVRSQSLLNSLLNVIFAPKQNNLKLSLDLAYKTPPEWAEQVMTDFDSFLQDHADCERKASSMAMSFVAKCPDKVEIIPELIDTALEELEHFQSVYQLMEKRGIRLPDRMPKDTYVDRLIKLCRSSVEERLMDRLLIASILECRGAERFKLVADAAEDEEIKKFYKKLWTSEAKHGHIFVKFALNYWPENEVYERLNFLNDEEGKICKSTPWRAALH, encoded by the coding sequence TTGGAGGCACAAAAATACAAAGCCCAAGTGCGTTCCCAAAGCCTCTTGAACTCTTTGTTAAATGTTATTTTTGCACCAAAACAAAACAATTTGAAGCTTTCTTTAGACCTCGCATATAAAACTCCACCCGAATGGGCAGAACAAGTCATGACCGATTTTGACAGCTTTCTGCAAGATCATGCAGATTGCGAGCGCAAGGCATCTTCAATGGCTATGAGCTTTGTAGCAAAATGTCCTGATAAAGTTGAAATCATTCCCGAGTTAATCGACACGGCTTTAGAAGAGCTTGAGCATTTTCAATCAGTGTATCAGTTAATGGAAAAGCGTGGTATTCGTCTACCCGACCGCATGCCTAAGGATACCTACGTAGATCGGTTGATCAAGCTGTGCCGTTCATCTGTTGAAGAACGGTTGATGGATCGATTGCTGATCGCTTCTATCTTGGAGTGCAGAGGGGCTGAGCGGTTTAAACTAGTCGCTGATGCAGCCGAGGATGAAGAGATTAAAAAGTTCTACAAAAAGCTTTGGACTTCCGAAGCGAAGCATGGACACATTTTTGTTAAGTTTGCTTTGAACTACTGGCCTGAAAACGAAGTTTATGAACGTCTTAATTTCCTCAATGACGAGGAAGGTAAGATTTGTAAGTCAACACCTTGGAGAGCCGCACTGCACTAG
- the pdxH gene encoding pyridoxamine 5'-phosphate oxidase has product MKEELRSFVQQDRRDFKNETLEESNMAENPFDQFEKWFEQALKSEIQEPYAFTLATANKNGYPSARVVYMRDVTKRGISFFTNYDSDKGSDLLENPKCTANIFWMELERQIRFSGVAEKLTTEESDAYFNSRPRGSQIGAWASDQSSKLKNRQELLDKIESLTKKFEGEDVPRPEHWGGYLIKPERVEFWQGRESRLHDRILYTRNSDGDWVKQRLSP; this is encoded by the coding sequence ATGAAAGAGGAACTTCGCTCATTCGTTCAACAAGACAGGAGAGATTTTAAAAATGAAACTCTCGAGGAGTCAAACATGGCAGAAAATCCATTCGATCAATTCGAAAAATGGTTTGAGCAGGCGCTGAAATCGGAAATTCAGGAGCCATATGCATTTACTTTAGCTACAGCAAATAAGAATGGTTACCCCTCGGCTCGCGTAGTATATATGCGTGATGTCACCAAGCGCGGCATTTCCTTTTTCACCAATTACGACAGTGATAAGGGAAGTGATTTGTTGGAGAATCCGAAGTGCACGGCTAATATCTTTTGGATGGAATTGGAACGACAGATTAGATTTTCAGGAGTGGCCGAAAAGCTCACTACAGAAGAGTCTGATGCCTATTTTAATTCGCGTCCTCGGGGCAGTCAAATAGGTGCTTGGGCTAGCGACCAAAGTTCAAAATTGAAAAATCGTCAAGAATTGCTTGACAAAATCGAATCGTTAACGAAAAAATTCGAAGGCGAGGATGTTCCTCGTCCGGAACATTGGGGTGGCTATTTGATCAAACCAGAGCGCGTCGAATTTTGGCAAGGAAGAGAAAGCCGACTCCACGACAGAATTCTTTATACCCGAAACAGTGACGGAGATTGGGTTAAGCAGCGCTTATCTCCTTGA
- a CDS encoding glycosyltransferase family A protein: MKDYLEKYSFRPRLIQTDPPEGLGIVVVIPSYAEPSINYALLSLQSCSRPPCEVEVIVVVNQSEVENEEISAINYRTFEEVKKWEERTIGSGDPGFSVFAILEKELPKKHAGVGFARKIGMDEAVRRFQTTGKEDGIIACFDADSSCRSDYLTELYKHFKKNPGTPGCSIRYEHPTFGSEFEPKTYLAVTYYELHLRYYNQAMKATGVPYAYHTVGSSMAVLSSAYQKQGGMNRRKAGEDFYFLHKIIELGEFTELNSTIVYPSPRPSDRVPFGTGKAINSFLKNPNTGYYTYNLQAFKYLAGFFKNIPEFYITKPELVTLGGQVPYVMIDFLSSYFFDDRILEIAKNSKGLHSFEKRFFRWFNAFMVLKFVHFVRDNTHPNVRVELAALDLLRNIGYPNVDDIGSIDELLEVFRKLDRGESPVSVRILT, from the coding sequence TTGAAAGACTATCTCGAGAAGTATTCATTTCGGCCACGGTTGATTCAAACCGACCCACCTGAGGGTTTGGGCATAGTAGTGGTTATACCGTCATATGCCGAGCCATCTATCAATTACGCGCTACTTTCCCTGCAAAGCTGCTCACGACCTCCTTGTGAGGTAGAAGTCATTGTAGTGGTGAATCAAAGTGAGGTTGAGAATGAGGAAATCTCAGCGATCAATTATCGGACTTTTGAGGAGGTGAAGAAATGGGAGGAGCGAACGATTGGATCGGGAGATCCGGGTTTCAGCGTCTTTGCCATTCTTGAAAAAGAGCTTCCCAAAAAGCACGCAGGTGTTGGTTTTGCGAGAAAAATCGGAATGGATGAGGCGGTCAGGAGATTTCAAACAACAGGAAAAGAAGATGGGATCATCGCTTGCTTTGATGCCGATAGTAGCTGCCGATCTGATTATTTGACTGAACTCTACAAACACTTCAAGAAAAACCCCGGGACACCTGGTTGCTCCATTAGATACGAGCATCCCACCTTTGGTAGCGAGTTTGAGCCAAAGACTTATTTAGCCGTCACTTATTATGAGCTTCACTTGAGGTATTACAATCAAGCTATGAAAGCGACAGGCGTGCCATACGCTTACCATACGGTTGGCTCATCGATGGCGGTGCTATCATCTGCTTATCAAAAACAAGGTGGAATGAACCGCCGCAAGGCAGGGGAGGACTTCTATTTTTTGCACAAGATCATCGAATTGGGAGAGTTTACGGAATTGAATTCCACAATTGTCTATCCATCACCACGCCCCTCAGATCGGGTACCTTTTGGCACAGGAAAAGCCATCAATTCCTTCCTTAAAAATCCAAATACCGGCTATTACACTTATAATCTACAGGCATTTAAATACTTGGCCGGATTCTTTAAGAATATCCCCGAGTTTTACATTACAAAACCAGAGCTGGTAACACTTGGCGGACAAGTGCCCTACGTCATGATAGATTTTCTCAGCAGCTACTTCTTTGATGATCGTATTCTGGAAATTGCTAAAAACAGCAAAGGACTCCACAGTTTTGAAAAGCGCTTTTTCCGATGGTTCAATGCTTTTATGGTATTGAAGTTCGTGCATTTTGTTCGAGATAATACGCACCCCAATGTGAGGGTGGAACTTGCCGCTTTGGATCTTCTCAGAAATATCGGTTACCCAAATGTGGATGATATTGGCTCTATTGATGAGCTACTCGAAGTTTTCAGAAAACTGGATAGAGGAGAGTCGCCCGTATCAGTGAGAATTTTGACATAA
- a CDS encoding RNA methyltransferase, with product MQKDLRDHLMEMISPNRQELFLELVDKRTKKIAMVLEDIFQSHNAAAVLRSCDCFGIQDVHIIENRNQFKPHKDIELGSSKWLNISRYGEKEQNTEDCLKELKANGYAIAATTPHTHMTIDELPTDQPIALVLGTEKQGISQTVIDHADHLVRIPMYGFTESFNISVAAAVSLHSLRSKFIRDSQDLSMTEAEKIEVLIGWCRNTIKRGNKVIEEYNRRSQDN from the coding sequence ATGCAAAAAGACCTACGTGATCATTTAATGGAAATGATCTCTCCGAATCGCCAAGAACTCTTTCTGGAGCTGGTTGATAAAAGAACCAAAAAGATAGCGATGGTTCTCGAAGACATTTTTCAGTCGCACAATGCTGCTGCTGTCCTTCGCTCATGCGACTGCTTTGGAATACAAGATGTCCATATTATCGAAAACCGCAATCAGTTTAAACCACATAAGGACATAGAACTTGGAAGTTCCAAATGGTTGAACATATCTCGGTACGGGGAAAAAGAACAGAATACGGAGGATTGCTTAAAAGAACTTAAGGCCAATGGGTATGCGATTGCAGCCACTACTCCTCATACGCATATGACCATTGATGAATTGCCCACTGATCAGCCAATCGCTTTGGTCTTGGGAACTGAAAAACAAGGAATTTCACAAACGGTAATTGACCATGCCGATCATCTCGTTCGAATACCGATGTACGGCTTTACCGAAAGTTTTAATATCAGCGTAGCTGCGGCCGTTAGTTTGCATTCGCTCCGCAGCAAGTTTATTCGCGACTCGCAAGACTTATCTATGACAGAAGCTGAAAAAATAGAAGTACTAATCGGATGGTGCCGCAATACCATCAAGCGCGGCAATAAAGTAATTGAAGAGTACAACAGGCGAAGTCAAGACAATTAG
- a CDS encoding HU family DNA-binding protein, which translates to MNKAELVEAMAADAGLSKADAKKALDGFINTTTSALKKGDRVALVGFGSFSVSTRAARKGRNPQTGKEINIKAKKVVKFKAGADLSDKVK; encoded by the coding sequence ATGAACAAAGCAGAATTGGTAGAAGCAATGGCAGCAGATGCCGGCCTATCTAAAGCAGATGCTAAAAAAGCACTAGACGGATTCATTAACACTACAACTTCGGCCCTTAAGAAAGGTGACAGAGTTGCATTGGTAGGATTCGGTTCTTTCTCAGTTAGCACTCGTGCGGCTCGTAAAGGACGTAACCCGCAAACTGGAAAAGAAATTAACATCAAAGCTAAAAAGGTAGTTAAGTTCAAGGCAGGTGCTGACTTGTCTGACAAAGTGAAGTAA
- the fmt gene encoding methionyl-tRNA formyltransferase, with amino-acid sequence MKIVFMGTPDFAVPSMRKLAAEHEIAGVITAPDKPAGRGKKLRESAVKEAANQLGLHVLQPTNLKDEEFIEELKSLEADLFVVVAFRMLPTQVWSIPPKGTINLHGSLLPDYRGAAPINRAIMNGEKQTGLTTFFINENIDTGAIIDNVVSPIGENETAGELHDQMMELGANLLLETVGKIETGTAISKPQPQSGEQKAAPKIFKEDCQINWGQTAQVVHDHIRGLSPYPAAYTLVTGADYERMKIFESRVSELRASLPPGTVEASKHKMFVHTIDHLIEIEDVQVPGKKRMSIEAFLNGYQPDDSFKFQS; translated from the coding sequence ATGAAGATTGTTTTCATGGGAACCCCTGATTTTGCAGTGCCATCTATGCGTAAGCTAGCCGCTGAGCATGAGATTGCAGGTGTGATCACCGCTCCCGATAAACCTGCTGGCCGTGGGAAGAAACTTCGTGAATCGGCCGTGAAAGAAGCGGCGAATCAACTCGGGCTTCATGTGCTACAGCCTACCAATCTCAAAGACGAGGAATTTATAGAAGAGCTTAAGAGTCTTGAAGCCGACCTTTTTGTTGTGGTTGCATTCCGCATGCTCCCAACCCAAGTTTGGTCGATTCCACCAAAAGGGACGATCAATCTTCATGGCTCTCTCCTGCCCGATTACCGAGGCGCAGCTCCGATTAATCGTGCCATCATGAATGGTGAAAAGCAAACAGGGTTAACCACCTTCTTTATTAATGAGAATATCGACACGGGAGCAATCATTGATAATGTGGTTTCACCGATTGGTGAAAACGAGACCGCAGGCGAGCTTCACGATCAGATGATGGAGTTGGGTGCCAACCTACTTTTAGAAACGGTAGGAAAGATTGAAACCGGAACGGCAATTTCGAAGCCTCAGCCACAATCAGGTGAGCAAAAGGCCGCCCCGAAGATCTTTAAGGAAGATTGCCAGATTAATTGGGGGCAGACGGCACAAGTCGTTCATGACCATATAAGAGGTTTGAGCCCTTATCCCGCGGCTTACACATTGGTCACAGGTGCAGATTACGAGCGAATGAAAATATTCGAATCTCGAGTGAGCGAGCTACGAGCCTCTCTTCCCCCGGGAACGGTAGAAGCATCGAAACACAAGATGTTTGTTCATACGATCGATCACCTTATCGAAATCGAGGATGTTCAGGTGCCAGGCAAGAAAAGAATGTCCATTGAGGCATTTCTAAATGGATACCAGCCTGATGATTCCTTTAAATTCCAGTCATGA
- a CDS encoding class I SAM-dependent rRNA methyltransferase, whose amino-acid sequence MNYTVLQLKDKSLKSIHRRHPWVFSGGIFTDTHKLVEGDKVQISDRSGKILGTGHFGDRSIAVRLLSFDNSEINTAFYKEKLQNALDMRLSICLPSAETDAFRLVHGEGDGLPGLIIDIYRKSAVVQTHSGGMSRDIGLIQDALLGLSGLQIDETIHISAETKSQGSWDTEKSEGSKFLENGHRFYANWKDGQKTGFFIDQRENRALLGSLSKDKKVLNAFSYTGGFSVYALNAGAEMVHSLDSSRGALDLGEEHLKMNDLSNSCHESIQADALEFFSKGDIAEYDIIVLDPPAFAKHRSARHRAVQAYKRLNAMAMKKAKKGSLLFTFSCSQVVTPDLFAHTVAAAAMETGRSMRILRHLHQPPDHPVGIYHPEGEYLKGLLIRID is encoded by the coding sequence ATGAATTATACCGTTCTTCAACTCAAAGACAAAAGCTTGAAAAGCATCCACCGACGGCACCCTTGGGTGTTTTCCGGTGGCATATTTACCGATACTCACAAACTTGTGGAAGGTGACAAAGTGCAGATTTCTGATCGTTCAGGAAAAATCCTCGGGACAGGGCATTTCGGTGATCGCAGCATAGCCGTAAGACTCTTGAGCTTTGACAACTCCGAAATCAATACAGCGTTCTACAAAGAAAAGCTTCAAAACGCTCTAGATATGCGTCTGTCCATCTGTTTACCTTCTGCCGAAACCGATGCTTTCAGATTGGTGCATGGGGAGGGTGACGGATTGCCCGGGCTCATCATAGACATCTATCGCAAGTCAGCAGTCGTTCAAACCCACAGCGGTGGGATGTCTCGTGATATTGGCCTGATTCAAGACGCTCTTTTGGGCTTATCGGGATTACAAATCGATGAAACGATCCACATTTCGGCGGAGACAAAAAGCCAAGGCAGTTGGGATACCGAAAAATCAGAAGGCAGCAAATTCTTGGAAAACGGACATCGTTTCTACGCAAACTGGAAGGACGGTCAGAAAACAGGGTTTTTCATCGATCAACGTGAGAATAGAGCATTGTTGGGATCGCTTTCGAAAGACAAAAAAGTCTTGAACGCTTTCAGCTATACGGGAGGTTTTTCGGTCTACGCGTTGAACGCCGGGGCCGAAATGGTGCATAGCTTGGACAGTTCGCGTGGAGCTTTAGATCTTGGGGAAGAGCATCTAAAAATGAATGACTTAAGTAATTCATGTCATGAAAGTATTCAAGCTGATGCACTCGAGTTTTTCAGCAAAGGAGATATTGCCGAATACGACATCATTGTATTGGATCCTCCTGCTTTCGCAAAGCATCGATCCGCGAGACATCGAGCGGTACAGGCTTATAAAAGACTGAATGCGATGGCCATGAAGAAAGCCAAGAAAGGAAGTTTACTTTTCACTTTCAGTTGTAGCCAAGTGGTCACGCCCGACCTCTTTGCTCATACTGTAGCTGCCGCAGCGATGGAAACAGGGAGAAGTATGCGAATTCTTCGCCACTTGCATCAGCCACCCGACCACCCGGTAGGAATCTATCATCCTGAAGGCGAATATTTGAAAGGACTACTTATAAGAATCGATTAA
- a CDS encoding RecQ family ATP-dependent DNA helicase: MEKEILYILKKYWGHQSFRPLQEEIIQSIYSGEDTLALLPTGGGKSICFQVPAMAMEGVCLVISPLIALMRDQVQNLRKRGITAAALTSAQSPREIDITMDNAVHGGLKFLYLSPERLKTDLFLARLQKMKVSMVAIDEAHCISEWGHDFRPPYREIAQIRELLPKNTPFIALTATATAEVISDIAEKLELRSPAVFKKSFVRDNLVYVVLEENHKLNRMIGAIKNLGGSGIVYVGTRRETVRQSHLLRANGIGALPYHGGLSSKERQDTQDLWIANKAQVVVATNAFGMGIDKPDVRFVIHLDLPPGLEAYFQEAGRAGRDGNQAYAICLVNENDRQVLQERVESQIPKKEDVKQVYRALVNFFQLAAGSVMSDNVPFDLKAFAKRYDLSPAKTLHCLKILEYEERITLSDAVYNPSKVQFIQNTKELYSFEIGHPKFEPIIRVLLRSYEGLFDHPVRIDELALAKRTKSNYGDVRKMIEYLAEMKVLTYQPHTDLPFITFPKERPKVDQLNLDEVRLKKHKQRLEDKMRAVLRYTENDVICRSRQLVAYFDDYTATDCGQCDVCLAKKKAFDLVGANSSIYLKLKKEIIEEPRSLAYLSRLPGLKSIDVSNTLRWMSDNREIDINHENVVTLLSQ, translated from the coding sequence TTGGAAAAGGAAATACTCTACATACTAAAGAAATACTGGGGACATCAAAGCTTCAGACCTCTACAAGAGGAAATTATCCAATCTATATACAGTGGCGAGGATACATTGGCTTTGCTACCAACTGGTGGAGGCAAGTCCATTTGCTTTCAAGTACCCGCCATGGCTATGGAAGGAGTTTGCCTCGTCATCTCCCCGCTTATTGCTTTGATGCGGGATCAGGTTCAAAATCTCCGAAAAAGAGGGATTACTGCGGCCGCGCTTACCAGCGCTCAATCTCCAAGAGAAATCGATATCACCATGGATAATGCCGTTCATGGCGGACTAAAGTTTCTCTACCTCTCTCCCGAAAGGCTAAAGACGGATCTGTTCCTAGCTCGGCTCCAAAAAATGAAGGTGTCAATGGTAGCCATTGATGAGGCGCATTGCATCTCTGAATGGGGGCATGATTTTCGACCACCTTATCGGGAAATAGCCCAAATTCGAGAGCTATTACCTAAAAACACCCCATTCATAGCACTTACAGCTACTGCTACTGCAGAGGTCATTTCTGATATTGCCGAGAAGCTCGAATTGAGAAGTCCGGCGGTATTCAAAAAGAGTTTTGTCAGAGATAACCTTGTTTATGTGGTTCTGGAGGAGAATCATAAACTCAACCGAATGATCGGAGCCATTAAGAACCTTGGTGGCAGCGGTATAGTTTACGTTGGTACTCGACGAGAAACTGTGCGGCAATCTCATTTGCTGAGGGCCAATGGTATCGGAGCATTACCCTACCATGGCGGATTATCGAGTAAAGAGCGTCAAGACACCCAAGATCTTTGGATCGCCAATAAGGCTCAAGTAGTTGTTGCCACCAATGCCTTTGGTATGGGAATCGATAAGCCTGATGTACGATTTGTGATTCACCTCGACTTACCGCCAGGGCTAGAGGCTTATTTTCAGGAGGCAGGTCGCGCCGGACGCGATGGGAACCAGGCGTATGCCATTTGTTTGGTCAATGAAAACGATCGTCAAGTTTTGCAGGAAAGAGTTGAGTCTCAAATTCCAAAAAAGGAAGACGTTAAACAAGTTTATCGTGCTTTGGTAAACTTCTTCCAATTGGCCGCAGGATCCGTCATGTCGGACAATGTTCCTTTTGACTTAAAGGCTTTCGCCAAAAGATACGACCTCTCTCCCGCCAAAACTCTGCACTGCCTGAAAATCCTCGAATACGAGGAGCGAATCACTTTGTCTGATGCGGTTTACAATCCCTCCAAAGTTCAGTTTATTCAGAATACGAAGGAGCTCTACAGCTTCGAAATCGGGCATCCCAAGTTTGAGCCGATCATTCGAGTTTTGTTACGCTCATATGAAGGTCTGTTCGACCATCCGGTCCGAATTGATGAATTGGCTTTGGCCAAAAGGACAAAATCTAACTACGGAGATGTTCGAAAAATGATCGAGTATCTTGCGGAAATGAAGGTTTTGACCTATCAGCCCCACACAGACCTGCCATTTATCACTTTTCCCAAAGAACGCCCCAAAGTTGATCAACTGAATCTCGATGAAGTTCGGCTCAAGAAGCACAAGCAGAGGCTCGAAGACAAAATGAGGGCTGTCTTACGTTACACGGAAAATGATGTAATCTGCCGCAGCAGACAATTGGTGGCATATTTCGACGATTATACCGCCACAGATTGCGGTCAATGCGATGTGTGTCTGGCAAAAAAGAAGGCATTCGATCTGGTTGGAGCAAACTCTTCTATATACCTCAAATTGAAAAAAGAAATCATTGAAGAGCCCCGATCACTGGCCTATCTTTCTCGGCTTCCGGGGTTAAAATCCATTGACGTTTCCAATACCTTGCGCTGGATGTCTGATAACCGTGAAATCGATATTAATCACGAGAATGTCGTGACGCTGCTTTCGCAATAA